The Roseimicrobium gellanilyticum genome contains a region encoding:
- a CDS encoding DUF3592 domain-containing protein, whose amino-acid sequence MDQSISKFFYLLPAAFVLMGAGLTLWALHGQWLALRAQKWPITTGTISKVDEKVSQGRRGNSSVKIKTTYSYEVNGTQYEGTKIHPTYGGNSRLKAHDALKEALQPGRRVQVMYCPENPAQAFLATGFRSGSLAPLVVGVLWMTAGLAFGCLLWITKSGNCDFASLIRPA is encoded by the coding sequence ATGGATCAGTCCATTTCCAAGTTCTTCTACCTGCTGCCCGCTGCCTTCGTCTTGATGGGAGCAGGACTCACCCTTTGGGCATTGCATGGCCAATGGCTTGCCCTGCGTGCCCAGAAGTGGCCCATCACCACCGGCACTATTTCCAAGGTGGACGAAAAGGTCTCGCAAGGCCGCAGGGGAAATAGCTCCGTGAAGATCAAGACTACCTATTCGTACGAGGTGAACGGCACTCAGTACGAGGGCACCAAGATTCATCCCACCTATGGCGGAAATTCCCGGCTCAAGGCGCACGACGCACTGAAGGAGGCACTGCAACCGGGCCGGAGGGTGCAGGTCATGTATTGCCCCGAGAATCCTGCACAAGCCTTTCTGGCCACTGGATTTCGCTCGGGGAGTCTTGCTCCGCTGGTGGTCGGTGTGTTGTGGATGACCGCAGGTCTGGCCTTTGGCTGCCTCCTGTGGATTACCAAAAGCGGGAACTGCGATTTCGCCTCGCTGATTCGTCCCGCGTAG
- a CDS encoding L,D-transpeptidase, producing MKFPRRPLAFLTGLVAALLLTQCADTKHRMIVSVAQQRIACFREGQPIAVFPVSTSKFGLGDYPGSNFTPLGRFKIAKKFGDGLPVGAKLKDRRFTGEIVPVNAPGRDPIVSRILWLKGLEPQNARAYDRYIYIHGTAEERTLGTPSSYGCVRMASRDIIWLYDVVGKGARVDILPGPLPPVNMLPR from the coding sequence ATGAAATTCCCCCGCCGCCCGCTTGCATTTCTCACCGGCCTCGTTGCCGCACTTCTCCTCACCCAGTGCGCGGACACGAAGCATCGCATGATTGTGAGCGTGGCACAGCAGCGCATTGCCTGCTTCCGCGAAGGCCAGCCCATCGCCGTGTTCCCCGTAAGCACCTCCAAATTCGGGCTCGGCGACTATCCGGGGTCCAACTTCACCCCGCTGGGCCGCTTCAAGATTGCCAAGAAATTCGGCGATGGCCTGCCCGTGGGCGCAAAGCTGAAGGACCGCCGCTTCACCGGTGAAATCGTGCCTGTGAATGCTCCTGGCCGCGACCCGATTGTGAGCCGCATCCTGTGGCTGAAGGGCCTGGAACCCCAGAATGCCCGTGCCTACGACCGCTACATCTACATCCACGGCACCGCAGAAGAGCGCACGCTCGGCACCCCTTCCAGCTACGGCTGCGTGCGCATGGCCTCGCGGGACATCATCTGGCTGTATGACGTGGTGGGCAAAGGCGCCCGTGTGGACATCTTGCCTGGCCCGCTACCGCCCGTGAACATGCTGCCGCGGTGA
- a CDS encoding carbon-nitrogen hydrolase codes for MSSIINLGLIQTHATEDKADNLRRHIALIREAAKRGAHVVCLQELFLTPYFCKREDTALFDLADPIPGDTTKQLGDLARELGVVIIASMFEKRAIGLYHNTAAIIDADGEYMGKFRKMHIPEDPGFNEKFYFTPGDLGYKVWDTKRGRLGVLVCWDQWYPEAARLTAMSGAQILFYPTAIGWLKSEKAELGKAQHTAWETVQRGHAVANGCYVAAVNRVGVEEETEFWGQSFVANPYGEIVAKASPSDEEILMVPCDIKAMEDFRRIWPFFRDRRIDSYNDLTKRWRDDG; via the coding sequence ATGAGCAGCATCATCAATCTTGGCCTCATCCAGACGCACGCCACCGAGGACAAGGCGGACAACCTCCGCCGGCACATCGCCTTGATCCGCGAGGCCGCGAAGCGCGGCGCGCACGTGGTGTGCCTGCAGGAGCTCTTCCTCACGCCCTATTTCTGCAAGCGTGAAGACACCGCACTCTTTGACCTGGCGGATCCGATTCCCGGAGACACCACGAAGCAGCTTGGCGATCTCGCCCGCGAACTCGGCGTTGTCATCATCGCCTCGATGTTTGAGAAGCGCGCCATCGGCCTGTACCACAACACCGCCGCCATCATCGATGCGGATGGCGAGTACATGGGCAAGTTCCGCAAGATGCACATCCCCGAGGACCCGGGCTTCAATGAGAAGTTCTACTTCACGCCTGGCGACCTCGGCTACAAGGTGTGGGACACGAAACGCGGCCGCCTTGGCGTGCTCGTGTGCTGGGACCAGTGGTATCCCGAGGCCGCGCGTCTCACCGCCATGAGCGGCGCGCAGATTCTCTTCTATCCCACCGCCATCGGTTGGCTGAAGAGCGAGAAGGCCGAGCTCGGCAAGGCCCAGCACACCGCCTGGGAAACCGTGCAGCGCGGTCATGCCGTGGCGAACGGTTGCTACGTCGCCGCCGTGAATCGCGTGGGTGTGGAGGAGGAAACGGAGTTCTGGGGACAGTCCTTTGTGGCGAACCCGTACGGTGAGATCGTCGCCAAGGCGTCGCCGAGCGATGAGGAGATTCTCATGGTGCCCTGCGATATCAAGGCCATGGAAGATTTCCGCCGCATCTGGCCCTTCTTCCGCGATCGCCGCATTGATTCCTACAACGACCTCACGAAGCGGTGGCGGGATGATGGCTAA